A single Aspergillus chevalieri M1 DNA, chromosome 3, nearly complete sequence DNA region contains:
- a CDS encoding uncharacterized protein (TransMembrane:2 (i20-47o67-94i)) has translation MVSCLPSPQPQLHFTSSPSLSLPFFFSSLFFLYAVSLSSIFLLFLSFSPFHPLFPLSPLLPVLALDFFVSSLGLFPLVTPSFFSSSLIALSFVVDFLSPSAGLKPCVCPLSSIP, from the exons ATGGTGTCTTGTCTCCcttctcctcaacctcaacttcacttcacctcctccccttcactctctctccctttctttttttcttctcttttcttcctctatgcagtctctctctcttctatcttcctcctctttctaTCCTTTTCACCTTTTCAtcctctcttccctctctctcctcttttACCTGTGCTGGCACTCG ACTTCTTCGTCTCTTCTCTCGGGCTTTTTCCTCTTGTCACGCCAtcattcttttcctcctcgtTGATTGCCCTTTCGTTCGTTGTTGACTTTCTGTCTCCCTCTGCCGGTTTGAAACCGTGCGTTTGCCCATTGTCCTCGATCCCCTGA
- the clf1 gene encoding putative cell cycle control protein (Cwf4) (COG:A;~EggNog:ENOG410PFU9;~InterPro:IPR019734,IPR003107,IPR011990,IPR013026;~PFAM:PF02184;~go_function: GO:0005515 - protein binding [Evidence IEA];~go_process: GO:0006396 - RNA processing [Evidence IEA]) yields the protein MEASRGPPRVKNKAAAPVQISAEQLLREAVDRQEPGVQAPTQRFADLEELHEYQGRKRKDFEDYVRRNRLNLNNWLRYAAWELEQKEFRRARSIFERALDVTPTSVVLWIRYIESEMRNRNINHARNLFDRAVTILPRVDKLWYKYVYMEETLGNIPGTRQVFERWVSWEPDEGAWGAYIKLEKRYNEFERARAIFQRFTIVHPEPRNWIKWARFEEENGTSDLVREVYGAAIEMLGEDFMDEKLFIAYAKFEAKLKEYERARAIYKYALDRLPRSKSMTLHKAYTTFEKQFGDREGVEDVILSKRRVQYEEQLKENPRNYDAWFDFARLEETSGDPERVRDTYERAIAQIPPSQEKRHWRRYIYLWIFYAIWEEMEGKDVERARQIYQECLKLIPHRKFTFAKLWLMKAQFEIRQMNLQAARKTLGQAIGMCPKDKLFRGYITLEQQLFEFLRCRTLYEKQIEWNSSNSQSWIKYAELERGLDDTERARAIYELGIDQPTLDMPELVWKSYIDFEEYEGEYNRVRALYERLLAKTDHVKVWINYARFEINVPEEEEEEEEEEEERPISEEAKSRARKVFERAHRVFKEKELKEERVELLNAWRSFEHTHGSSEDIDKIEKQMPRRVKKRRKLDDDRYEEYMDYVFPADDQSAANLSKLLAKAHQWKQGQA from the exons ATGGAAGCGTCACGAGGTCCTCCCAGGGTCAAGAACAAGGCCGCGGCGCCAGTCCAGATTTCAGCGGAGCAGCTGCTCCGTGAAGCCGTCGACCGACAAGAGCCCGGCGTCCAAGCACCCACACAACGATTCGCCGACCTCGAAGAACTCCACGAGTACCAAGGCCGGAAACGAAAAGACTTCGAAGACTACGTACGGCGCAACCGACTGAACCTGAACAACtggctgcgctatgctgcaTGGGAACTCGAGCAGAAGGAATTCCGACGGGCTCGGTCGATTTTTGAGCGCGCACTGGATGTCACACCAACCTCGGTGGTGCTGTGGATTAGGTATATCGAGTCGGAGATGCGAAATCGGAACATCAACCATGCGCGGAACTTGTTTGACCGGGCGGTGACGATTCTCCCACGTGTGGATAAGCTTTGGTACAAATATGTGTATATGGAGGAGACGCTGGGGAATATTCCCGGTACGCGGCAGGTGTTTGAGCGGTGGGTGTCGTGGGAGCCGGATGAGGGAGCTTGGGGTGCGTATATCAAGCTTGAGAAGCGGTATAACGAGTTTGAGAGGGCGCGGGCGATCTTCCAGCGTTTCACGATCGTTCACCCGGAGCCGCGTAACTGGATTAAATGGGCTCGCTTCGAGGAGGAGAATGGCACCAGTGACTTGGTGCGAGAGGTGTATGGGGCTGCGATTGAGATGCTGGGAGAGGATTTCATGGACGAGAAGCTCTTTATCGCGTACGCCAAATTCGAAGCGAAACTCAAGGAATATGAACGTGCGCGGGCGATCTACAAGTATGCGCTGGACCGGCTTCCGCGCTCCAAGTCGATGACCCTGCACAAGGCATACACTACATTTGAGAAACAGTTTGGTGATCGTGAAGGGGTAGAAGATGTGATTCTGTCTAAGCGCCGGGTGCAATACGAAGAGCAACTCAAGGAGAACCCTCGAAATTACGATGCTTGGTTTGACTTTGCACGACTCGAGGAGACCTCTGGCGACCCCGAGCGGGTGCGAGACACTTACGAACGAGCAATTGCCCAGATTCCCCCATCGCAGGAGAAGCGACACTGGAGGCGGTACATCTACCTGTGGATTTTCTATGCGATCTGGGAAGAAATGGAGGGCAAGGATGTTGAGCGCGCACGCCAAATCTACCAAGAATGCCTAAAACTTATCCCTCATAGAAAGTTCACATTCGCCAAGCTTTGGCTCATGAAAGCGCAATTTGAAATTCGTCAGATGAACCTGCAAGCTGCGCGGAAGACCCTGGGCCAGGCGATTGGCATGTGTCCAAAGGACAAGCTTTTCCGTGGCTACATCACGCTGGAGCAGCAACTTTTTGAATTCCTGCGGTGCCGGACACTGTACGAGAAGCAGATCGAATGGAACTCGTCGAACAGTCAGTCGTGGATTAAATATGCTGAGCTGGAACGGGGCCTGGATGACACGGAGCGTGCACGTGCGATCTACGAGCTGGGCATTGACCAGCCGACACTGGACATGCCGGAGTTAGTGTGGAAGTCGTACATTGACTTTGAGGAGTATGAAGGAGAATACAACCGCGTGCGGGCACTGTACGAGCGTCTGCTGGCCAAGACAGACCACGTTAAGGTGTGGATCAACTACGCACGGTTCGAGATCAACGTcccggaggaagaggaagaggaagaagaagaggaggaagaacgaCCCATCAGCGAAGAAGCCAAGAGCCGCGCGCGGAAGGTATTTGAACGAGCCCATCGCGTGttcaaagaaaaagaactcAAAGAAGAG CGCGTGGAACTTCTCAACGCATGGCGATCTTTCGAACACACACACGGCTCGAGCGAGGACATCGACAAGATCGAGAAACAGATGCCTCGGCGGGTCAAGAAGCGACGAAAGCTGGACGACGACCGGTACGAGGAATACATGGACTATGTGTTCCCGGCGGACGACCAGTCGGCGGCGAATCTGTCAAAGCTGTTGGCCAAGGCACACCAATGGAAGCAGGGTCAGGCGTAG